The DNA window CTCAGAATTTATGACATTTCAGGCCGATTGGTAAAAACACTGGCTGACGAAACTAAAGAGGCTGGCTGTTACACTACTGCTTGGAATACGAAAGGGATATCAAATGGTGTATATTTCTGCAAATTGGAGTACAACAGTAGAGTACTCACCAGCAAACTAATATTGGTGAAATAGAGTAACTCTCATATCCTATAAGGGGTAGCAAAG is part of the bacterium genome and encodes:
- a CDS encoding T9SS type A sorting domain-containing protein; this encodes EASMGKINEVLLQSYPNPFTKFTSISYQLPANGKVSLRIYDISGRLVKTLADETKEAGCYTTAWNTKGISNGVYFCKLEYNSRVLTSKLILVK